The following proteins are encoded in a genomic region of Reichenbachiella sp.:
- the gdhA gene encoding NADP-specific glutamate dehydrogenase yields MSKNMTQAVDTFMKSIEARNPNETEFIQAVREVAEVIIPFNEDHPKYKQANILERICEPERAVIFRVPWVDDNGNNQINRGFRVQMNSAIGPYKGGLRFHPTVNLSILKFLAFEQVFKNSLTTLPLGGGKGGSDFDPKGKSDAEVMRFCQSFMTELSKHIGGFTDVPAGDIGVGGREVGYMFGQYKRLRNEFSGVLTGKGLPYGGSLIRTEATGYGTVYFADEVLKAHGHSMHGKVCAVSGSGNVAQYTIEKLLHLGAKPVTVSDSQGYIYDPEGIDEEKLAYIKELKNEQRGRISEYAKKYKSAKFNKDVTPWNAKVDLAFPCATQNELPDYDMQTLIDNGCIGVFEGANMPTTEGALELIRKNRILFSPGKASNAGGVATSGLEMSQNGMRLSWTSEEVDQKLKNIMISIHENCEKYGRVDDNYVDYVKGANIAGYVKVAEAMLAQGHV; encoded by the coding sequence ATGTCCAAGAACATGACTCAGGCTGTCGATACTTTTATGAAGAGCATTGAAGCCAGAAACCCCAATGAAACAGAATTTATTCAAGCTGTTCGTGAAGTGGCGGAAGTGATTATTCCTTTCAATGAAGACCACCCAAAATATAAGCAAGCCAATATATTGGAAAGAATTTGTGAGCCTGAACGCGCTGTGATATTTCGTGTGCCATGGGTAGATGACAATGGTAATAACCAAATCAATCGTGGGTTTCGCGTACAAATGAACTCAGCCATTGGTCCATATAAAGGGGGCTTGCGATTTCATCCTACGGTCAATCTGAGCATTCTTAAGTTTTTGGCTTTTGAACAAGTTTTCAAAAACAGTTTGACTACGCTACCATTAGGTGGAGGAAAAGGAGGGAGTGATTTTGACCCGAAGGGAAAGTCGGATGCTGAAGTCATGCGTTTTTGCCAAAGTTTTATGACTGAGCTTTCTAAGCATATTGGTGGGTTTACGGACGTGCCAGCGGGAGACATTGGAGTAGGTGGTAGAGAAGTTGGTTACATGTTTGGCCAATATAAGAGACTGCGTAACGAGTTTTCAGGTGTATTGACAGGCAAAGGCTTGCCATACGGGGGAAGTTTGATACGCACTGAAGCGACTGGATATGGTACTGTTTATTTCGCTGATGAAGTACTAAAGGCGCACGGACATTCGATGCATGGGAAAGTATGTGCAGTATCAGGAAGTGGAAACGTGGCGCAATACACAATTGAAAAGTTATTGCATTTAGGTGCCAAGCCGGTAACTGTGTCTGATTCCCAAGGCTATATATACGACCCAGAGGGAATCGATGAAGAAAAACTAGCTTATATCAAGGAATTGAAGAATGAGCAAAGAGGACGTATCAGCGAATATGCAAAAAAATACAAAAGTGCGAAATTCAATAAAGATGTAACACCATGGAATGCGAAGGTGGATTTAGCATTTCCTTGCGCTACGCAGAATGAATTGCCGGATTACGACATGCAAACGTTGATCGACAATGGATGCATCGGTGTGTTTGAGGGAGCTAATATGCCTACCACGGAAGGCGCTTTAGAATTAATACGCAAAAACAGAATTTTATTTAGTCCTGGCAAAGCATCAAATGCTGGAGGAGTAGCCACATCAGGTTTAGAAATGTCTCAGAATGGTATGCGATTGAGCTGGACTAGTGAAGAAGTAGATCAAAAGCTTAAGAATATCATGATCTCTATTCATGAGAATTGTGAAAAATATGGACGTGTAGACGACAACTATGTCGATTATGTGAAAGGCGCCAATATTGCTGGCTATGTGAAAGTGGCTGAGGCTATGCTGGCGCAAGGACACGTATAA
- a CDS encoding S41 family peptidase gives MKIQNTKAQIRLPLFLSIAIAAGIFIGANMTSSTKGGSDLAKSLHKFREILNYVDNNYVDEVKTEDLVEKAITDMLEELDPHTAYIPKEEQEYSRSQLEGNFDGIGIEYNIFRDTIYVVAPLSGGPSERVGLLTGDKIIKVDDENVAGIGIKTRGVLDRLRGPKGTQVTVSILRKNNDDLLDFDIIRDKIPQFSVDASYMVDDEIGYIKVNRFTATTYDEFKSALDKLDEQGLQKLILDLTGNPGGYMSMAIQMADEFLPGDPMIVFTKGKEFRYNQEHRAGSAGLFEDRPLIVLIDEGSASASEIVSGAIQDNDRGLVVGRRSFGKGLVQMPIDLSDGSELRLTISRYYTPSGRSIQRSYEGGKDDYYSDVYNRYTSGELYNADSIHQNDTLKYQTAKGRTVYGGGGIMPDYFIPMDTAGNSSYLNKLFTTNAIREYSLTYSDGNRAKLESDGFDKYFADFEVSEKMLKELVAVAEESGLKYNDAQFKHSKDLIKLYLKAQIARGVWNNDGFYPIFNQTNEIYMQAIELFDQAESIMARSN, from the coding sequence ATGAAAATTCAAAATACTAAAGCCCAAATCAGGCTACCTCTTTTCTTATCCATCGCTATAGCGGCTGGAATTTTTATTGGAGCGAATATGACAAGCTCTACTAAAGGTGGTTCTGATCTGGCCAAGTCACTTCATAAGTTTCGCGAAATTCTCAACTATGTAGATAACAACTATGTGGACGAGGTGAAAACAGAAGACTTAGTTGAAAAGGCTATCACCGATATGCTAGAGGAATTGGACCCTCATACTGCTTATATCCCAAAAGAAGAGCAAGAGTATAGCCGTTCCCAGTTGGAAGGAAATTTTGACGGGATTGGCATCGAATACAATATTTTCAGAGACACCATATATGTGGTGGCGCCATTAAGCGGAGGCCCTTCTGAGCGCGTTGGGCTATTGACCGGCGATAAGATTATCAAAGTAGACGATGAAAACGTTGCCGGAATAGGTATTAAAACTCGTGGTGTTTTAGATAGGCTAAGAGGCCCAAAGGGTACACAGGTGACTGTTTCTATTCTCAGAAAGAATAATGATGACTTGTTAGACTTCGATATCATTCGAGATAAAATCCCACAGTTCTCTGTGGATGCATCATACATGGTAGACGATGAAATCGGTTATATTAAAGTCAACAGATTTACCGCTACTACGTACGATGAGTTCAAATCTGCTTTGGACAAATTGGATGAACAAGGCCTTCAAAAATTGATATTGGACCTGACAGGGAACCCTGGTGGATATATGAGTATGGCGATTCAAATGGCGGATGAATTTTTGCCAGGTGATCCTATGATTGTATTCACAAAAGGCAAAGAATTTAGATATAACCAGGAACACCGTGCGGGAAGTGCAGGGCTATTCGAAGATCGCCCTTTAATTGTTTTAATTGATGAGGGTAGTGCATCCGCCTCTGAGATTGTTTCCGGTGCTATTCAGGACAATGATAGAGGATTGGTAGTTGGAAGACGCTCATTCGGCAAAGGATTGGTACAAATGCCTATTGATCTGTCCGACGGATCTGAATTGCGTTTGACGATTTCAAGATATTATACCCCAAGTGGCAGATCTATACAGCGTTCTTATGAAGGGGGAAAAGACGATTACTATAGCGATGTCTACAACAGATATACTTCAGGCGAATTGTATAATGCAGATAGCATTCACCAAAACGATACCCTAAAATATCAAACCGCCAAAGGTCGAACGGTTTATGGTGGTGGTGGTATCATGCCCGATTATTTTATTCCGATGGATACAGCAGGAAATTCTTCTTATTTGAATAAACTGTTTACCACTAACGCCATTAGAGAGTACTCTTTGACTTATTCAGACGGTAATAGAGCCAAATTGGAGAGCGATGGCTTTGATAAATATTTTGCGGACTTCGAAGTCAGCGAAAAAATGCTAAAGGAACTCGTTGCAGTTGCCGAAGAAAGTGGACTGAAATATAATGATGCCCAATTCAAGCACTCAAAAGACTTGATCAAACTGTATTTGAAAGCACAGATTGCAAGAGGAGTTTGGAATAATGATGGTTTCTATCCGATATTCAATCAGACCAATGAGATCTATATGCAAGCCATAGAGCTTTTTGATCAGGCAGAGTCAATTATGGCGCGAAGTAATTAG
- a CDS encoding DUF6443 domain-containing protein, protein MRFMNILDKIIGTSGVERIGLICVGLMLLVVSTLTAEDLPPGLGKISGAPTANQNQTYTYAFIVADGTLESVSWSVIGGTTISVSENYEVKVKWTTGDGTGTISARGVINSDGRLIDADDSKSVTINPVPKNAPPKPKAGTKSCAFSKVLRQGTVPDGETWYWQNSPNSSTTALGSVATYNALNDGYYYLKPRNSAGWGPTSQGVYIDVVEPSIAGHIQGAKDGFDRVQTTLKVVGHRGDQITWLKYGTDEVGTGTTLPIDVTTGTNYLAEVKNDICPAVKTDHVSIQIFKSPEITVSNGANGRKVLSTSSYKSYQWILNGQDIYGATDETFVAQESGSYQVRIVPDFTDQTATSAAVNLSINVVNKMPNSPNYVRTRVINKEGVKNLAQVNASNPDVSTVYIDRLGRNIQTVQKSSSPMGYDVVQHQEYNAYGQATKSYLSHVSTTNTGAYDKSAASRQKSFYSSVSQADRDAKPWSEVKVEKSPAQRIQESGGLGEGYQLTEGYKAEYTNTFNTSADAVFMWEVNGSGDLHLSSTIYYSANSLSKQIVDNPEHTSGNNYRTITFSNYMGQKILTRYFNGNEQFDTYYVYDFRGQLAFVIPPKASEITRESGIDQITGGRIFDTSQTFPASNPTDVDYFFTPGARVTLSPSLKLKKGFSMTQVPEGTRVTDRDEDTDLSKLVFVNKYDEYGRLVSKKVPGVEPVYYVYDKAGRLRLSQDGEQRKEGQWTFTKYDQLGRPVLTGLFTFDKTRAYMQQQIFAVGDAHKYESRGSARHGYTNNLWPTNVAEKDYLVVSYYDDYEFMDSEWTSLAHVPNNGINNEPYRLYPRGLETGGKVRILGSDDWLKSVKYYDDDLQLIQGISDHHRGGLDKVFTQYNWLGEVVKTRFEHEVSESKTVTIDERFVYDDEGRLKEQYHSIDGEPEILIATYQYNELGELIEKNLHKQSDNTFVQSVDYRYNIRGQLTHINNSERTTLSGDTDDHPDRFGMELYYDSSPTGLSFDTQTNGNLAGTTWGHAAMAESDERSYGYSYDQVNRLTGATYREKKGASWNVNTNHNNVSNIKYDLNGNIQALKRKQSNTLIDDLDYDYDGNKLVSLDDIIDHEEGFKDGAELDIEYTYDANGNVISDANKLITSISYNLLNKPETITFTNGDHIDYTYDAAGTRLSMSVSTGGDTYVTDYSSGLIYEDDELITISMPQGRILVEQVGVDYNYDYQYYLTDHLGNTRAMVAPTNRTYQATMESESATTEEAQFLNVDASRHLSESDASSGDESAWLNPKHNRIIGPAKAMKVYKGDQVDATVWAKYTDIVGTSPSGATMLVADAITTAFGVNSGELYNALADAFSGASLLAPGADDVPMAYLNYTFFDKNYENPQSGLIKIGTASRNTYAQLERNITAPDDGFILIWVSNETDRDVDVFFDDFEITHTSVANVFQADDYYPFGLPIAGNKYEDVGNTENRFLYQGKEWQTQLALNLYDFHARQYDPAIGQFTSVDPKADVMPYMGTYAGMMSNPVYYTDPDGECPICVVAIIGAVVNVGIQAAQGNINSWSDFGSYALSGAVGGVGYAVGGPVLGGALMGAGNGLASGGGLEGAVIGGISGGIAGGAFALAGPLAQGLTQNIASPVLGQGLQYAIQGSLAGFAGGTSSGLLTGHSLNESLEMGAKGAALGAGLGFVGGGIKGYVHAARSGFNPWNGQRVDPVTGVERLAAKSAPGIGASRSKAPAELPRVTTNTSSAHSGLQQGLRTGIESDLAGKNITVQSLKMNMGAQGKHIVGHNNFISGKSILTVSPKGLLNKLNTGQFEVLRSSGNKVLVDFGRPIGVYVQPGTTTGVMTNFGWVHIGNNGIHVVPTRPF, encoded by the coding sequence ATGAGATTCATGAATATTTTGGATAAAATTATAGGAACTTCTGGGGTCGAAAGAATTGGATTGATTTGTGTCGGACTTATGTTGTTAGTAGTCAGTACATTAACGGCCGAAGATTTGCCTCCAGGATTAGGAAAGATATCAGGTGCGCCCACCGCAAACCAGAATCAAACTTACACTTATGCTTTTATTGTTGCAGATGGAACTTTGGAATCTGTGAGTTGGAGCGTGATAGGAGGAACAACCATAAGCGTTTCTGAAAACTACGAAGTAAAAGTAAAGTGGACAACAGGAGACGGGACTGGGACTATTTCTGCACGAGGAGTTATAAATTCAGATGGAAGGTTAATCGATGCAGACGATTCTAAGTCAGTTACAATCAACCCTGTTCCCAAAAATGCACCACCAAAACCAAAGGCAGGTACAAAATCATGTGCCTTTAGCAAGGTGTTGAGACAAGGAACTGTACCAGATGGTGAGACCTGGTACTGGCAGAATTCACCTAATTCGAGTACGACCGCTTTGGGTTCAGTGGCGACATATAATGCTCTAAACGACGGGTACTATTATTTAAAACCTAGAAACTCTGCCGGATGGGGGCCTACGTCTCAGGGAGTTTATATTGATGTGGTGGAGCCAAGTATAGCTGGACATATTCAAGGAGCCAAAGACGGGTTCGATCGGGTGCAAACAACACTAAAAGTTGTAGGGCATAGAGGAGATCAAATCACTTGGCTCAAATATGGGACCGACGAGGTTGGAACAGGAACGACACTTCCCATTGATGTCACTACGGGAACGAACTATTTAGCAGAAGTGAAAAATGACATCTGTCCGGCAGTAAAAACCGACCATGTGTCAATTCAGATATTCAAATCCCCAGAAATAACAGTATCAAATGGAGCAAATGGAAGAAAAGTACTGTCCACCAGCTCATATAAAAGTTATCAATGGATTTTAAATGGTCAGGATATCTATGGGGCTACTGATGAAACTTTTGTTGCTCAGGAATCGGGGTCGTATCAGGTGCGTATTGTGCCAGATTTCACAGACCAAACGGCTACGTCAGCTGCAGTTAACCTATCCATCAACGTGGTGAACAAAATGCCAAACAGTCCCAACTACGTTAGAACTAGGGTGATAAATAAAGAGGGAGTTAAAAACTTAGCACAGGTAAATGCTAGTAATCCGGATGTATCTACTGTTTATATAGATCGTTTAGGAAGAAACATTCAAACGGTACAAAAAAGTAGTTCTCCCATGGGCTATGATGTGGTACAACATCAGGAATATAACGCCTACGGACAAGCCACTAAAAGCTACCTGTCGCATGTGAGTACTACTAATACAGGAGCCTATGATAAAAGTGCGGCCAGTCGCCAAAAGTCATTTTATAGTAGTGTCAGTCAGGCTGACCGTGATGCCAAGCCCTGGAGCGAAGTGAAAGTAGAAAAATCACCGGCACAGAGAATTCAGGAAAGTGGTGGTTTGGGAGAAGGTTACCAGCTTACAGAAGGCTACAAGGCGGAATATACGAATACCTTTAATACCAGCGCCGATGCCGTATTTATGTGGGAGGTAAACGGCAGTGGAGATTTGCACCTAAGTTCAACTATCTATTATTCGGCCAATAGTCTGTCCAAACAGATTGTTGACAATCCCGAACATACCTCTGGCAATAATTATAGAACCATCACATTTTCAAATTATATGGGGCAAAAAATACTAACCAGGTATTTTAATGGTAACGAACAATTTGATACGTACTATGTATATGATTTCAGAGGTCAACTAGCCTTTGTGATTCCGCCCAAGGCTTCTGAGATTACCAGAGAAAGCGGGATAGATCAAATAACCGGAGGCCGTATCTTTGATACCTCCCAAACCTTTCCAGCCAGCAACCCTACAGATGTAGATTATTTTTTCACTCCAGGGGCTAGAGTCACACTTTCTCCTTCACTAAAACTGAAAAAAGGGTTTTCTATGACCCAGGTACCGGAGGGAACCCGTGTGACTGATCGGGATGAAGATACGGATCTTTCAAAATTGGTATTTGTCAACAAGTATGACGAATATGGGCGATTGGTAAGTAAAAAAGTACCGGGCGTGGAACCCGTTTACTATGTATATGACAAAGCCGGCAGACTACGATTGAGTCAGGATGGGGAGCAGCGCAAGGAGGGGCAGTGGACCTTTACCAAATATGACCAGTTGGGTCGTCCGGTGTTGACAGGCTTATTCACTTTTGATAAAACCAGAGCATATATGCAACAGCAAATCTTTGCTGTTGGCGATGCACATAAATACGAATCCAGAGGTTCGGCGCGACATGGATACACCAATAACTTGTGGCCAACCAATGTAGCAGAAAAAGATTACCTGGTAGTCAGCTACTACGACGACTATGAATTTATGGATTCGGAGTGGACAAGTTTAGCCCATGTGCCCAATAACGGCATCAACAATGAGCCTTATCGATTATATCCAAGAGGTTTAGAAACCGGAGGAAAAGTGAGAATATTAGGTTCAGACGATTGGTTGAAATCTGTTAAGTACTATGATGACGACCTTCAACTGATTCAAGGAATCTCAGACCATCACAGAGGAGGTTTGGATAAAGTATTTACCCAGTACAACTGGTTGGGGGAAGTAGTGAAAACACGATTCGAACATGAGGTTTCGGAATCAAAGACTGTTACCATAGACGAACGGTTTGTCTATGATGATGAGGGTAGACTCAAAGAACAATATCATAGTATAGATGGCGAACCAGAAATTCTCATTGCCACTTATCAATACAATGAATTGGGAGAATTGATAGAGAAAAACCTGCACAAGCAGAGCGATAACACCTTTGTACAATCTGTGGATTATCGATACAATATCAGAGGCCAGTTGACACACATCAACAATTCGGAAAGAACCACACTCTCAGGCGATACTGATGACCATCCGGATCGATTTGGTATGGAGCTGTATTATGACAGTTCACCTACGGGTCTTTCGTTCGATACACAAACTAATGGTAATCTGGCAGGTACCACTTGGGGACACGCCGCTATGGCAGAATCTGATGAGCGCTCTTATGGTTATAGCTATGATCAGGTCAACCGCTTGACAGGTGCTACCTATCGCGAAAAGAAAGGAGCTAGCTGGAATGTAAATACCAATCACAACAATGTGAGTAATATCAAATATGATTTGAATGGCAATATTCAAGCCTTAAAAAGAAAGCAAAGCAATACACTAATTGATGATCTGGACTATGACTATGATGGTAACAAGCTGGTTAGCCTGGACGATATCATAGATCATGAAGAGGGATTCAAAGATGGTGCTGAATTGGATATAGAATACACCTACGATGCCAACGGCAATGTGATCAGCGATGCCAATAAACTGATCACCAGCATCAGCTATAATCTACTCAATAAGCCTGAGACCATCACCTTCACCAATGGCGATCATATCGACTACACTTACGATGCCGCAGGTACTCGATTGAGCATGTCAGTCAGCACAGGAGGAGATACCTATGTGACAGACTACAGCAGCGGGTTGATTTATGAAGACGACGAATTGATCACGATCTCCATGCCGCAGGGTAGGATACTGGTAGAGCAAGTAGGTGTAGACTACAACTATGACTATCAGTACTATCTCACCGATCATCTCGGCAATACCCGTGCCATGGTAGCACCCACCAACAGAACCTATCAGGCCACCATGGAGTCGGAAAGTGCGACTACAGAAGAAGCTCAGTTCCTCAATGTAGATGCCTCTCGACATCTCTCGGAATCAGACGCTAGCAGTGGAGATGAGAGCGCCTGGCTCAATCCGAAACATAATCGAATCATAGGACCAGCCAAGGCCATGAAGGTATACAAGGGGGATCAAGTGGATGCTACAGTTTGGGCGAAGTACACCGATATTGTAGGGACTAGCCCATCGGGTGCTACCATGCTGGTGGCCGATGCGATTACCACAGCTTTTGGGGTGAATAGTGGAGAGTTGTATAATGCACTGGCAGATGCTTTTTCTGGTGCATCGCTACTGGCTCCGGGAGCAGATGATGTGCCTATGGCTTATTTGAATTATACCTTCTTCGACAAGAATTATGAAAACCCACAATCAGGATTGATCAAAATAGGGACAGCTTCACGAAATACCTATGCGCAATTGGAACGAAATATCACGGCACCAGACGATGGCTTTATACTTATATGGGTAAGCAATGAAACAGATCGTGATGTGGATGTGTTCTTCGATGATTTCGAGATCACGCATACCTCAGTGGCTAACGTTTTCCAGGCAGACGATTACTATCCTTTTGGTTTGCCGATTGCTGGTAACAAATACGAGGATGTGGGCAACACGGAGAATAGGTTCCTCTACCAGGGTAAAGAGTGGCAGACACAACTGGCACTTAATCTGTATGATTTTCATGCAAGGCAGTATGATCCGGCCATAGGCCAGTTCACCAGCGTAGACCCTAAAGCAGATGTGATGCCCTACATGGGTACTTATGCTGGGATGATGTCAAATCCAGTGTATTACACTGACCCTGATGGAGAGTGCCCGATATGTGTAGTTGCTATTATTGGTGCGGTTGTCAATGTAGGTATTCAAGCCGCTCAGGGTAATATTAATAGTTGGAGTGATTTTGGTTCATACGCTTTGTCAGGGGCAGTTGGTGGTGTAGGATATGCAGTTGGTGGGCCTGTTTTAGGAGGGGCATTAATGGGCGCTGGTAATGGACTGGCTAGTGGTGGTGGACTAGAAGGAGCAGTCATTGGAGGTATATCTGGAGGTATAGCTGGAGGTGCTTTTGCATTGGCGGGGCCATTGGCCCAAGGGTTAACACAGAATATTGCTAGTCCGGTCTTAGGCCAGGGTTTGCAGTATGCTATTCAAGGCAGTTTGGCAGGTTTTGCAGGAGGAACGTCAAGCGGATTGTTAACAGGTCATAGCTTGAACGAGTCTTTGGAGATGGGGGCTAAAGGAGCCGCATTAGGAGCTGGACTTGGTTTTGTTGGTGGTGGAATCAAAGGATATGTTCACGCAGCTCGTTCAGGATTCAATCCATGGAATGGACAGCGTGTAGATCCTGTAACTGGCGTCGAAAGATTGGCAGCTAAAAGTGCACCAGGCATAGGAGCAAGTAGATCTAAAGCTCCTGCAGAATTACCAAGAGTTACCACTAACACGTCTAGTGCGCATTCTGGGTTACAGCAAGGACTGAGAACTGGAATTGAAAGTGATTTAGCAGGGAAAAACATTACTGTTCAGTCGCTCAAAATGAATATGGGGGCTCAAGGTAAACATATAGTTGGTCATAACAATTTTATAAGCGGAAAGAGCATATTAACAGTTAGCCCTAAAGGACTTCTTAATAAATTAAATACTGGTCAATTTGAAGTTCTAAGATCCTCAGGAAATAAAGTACTTGTTGATTTTGGAAGGCCAATCGGTGTCTATGTACAACCTGGTACTACTACAGGTGTTATGACAAACTTTGGCTGGGTACATATTGGTAATAATGGAATACATGTTGTTCCAACAAGACCTTTTTAA